From Struthio camelus isolate bStrCam1 chromosome 21, bStrCam1.hap1, whole genome shotgun sequence, one genomic window encodes:
- the LOC104141949 gene encoding transcription factor HES-5, producing the protein MAPSSTLMIHMEEKLLPKEKNKLRKPVVEKMRRDRINSSIEQLKLLLEKEFQRLQPNSKLEKADILEVTVSYLKQQSQLQDQTFIHKNPEQDFNSGYLRCLKEALHFLSCYEPKKETQVQLIKHFSKVQMGPDVMYSSAPRSLPLLPCLFVRKHPAQKSVAAAPTIWRPW; encoded by the exons ATGGCTCCCAGCAGCACTCTCATGATCCACATGGAGGAGAAACTACtgccaaaagaaaagaataaa CTCAGGAAGCCAGTGGTGGAAAAAATGCGCCGTGATCGGATTAACAGCAGCATCGAGCAGCTGAAACTGCTCCTGGAGAAGGAGTTCCAGAGACTCCAGCCCAACTCCAAGCTGGAGAAAGCCGACATCCTGGAAGTGACTGTCAGCTACCTGAAACAGCAGAGCCAGCTGCAGGACCAAA CATTCATTCACAAGAATCCAGAGCAGGACTTTAACAGCGGATACCTGAGGTGCCTCAAGGAAGCTCTACATTTTCTGTCCTGCTATGAACCTAAGAAGGAAACTCAAGTCCAGCTAATCAAGCATTTCTCCAAAGTTCAGATGGGTCCAGACGTCATGTACTCTTCTGCTCCGCGTAGTCTACCTCTGTTGCCCTGTCTGTTTGTCAGAAAGCACCCTGCCCAGAAAAGTGTGGCTGCTGCTCCTACCATCTGGAGACCCTGGTAG